The Pseudomonadota bacterium nucleotide sequence GCTCGGCCCGCAGCGAGAGCACAGGCAGGGCGGGGCGCGAGAAGGCGGATTCGAGGGTCTCTTCGGTGGGCTCGGTGGACGGTGGAGGCGTGCCCTGCGGCCGCAGGCGGGAACGTGAGCGGGTGCGGCGCTGGAGCACTGTGGCGATGGCGCCGACGATCATGAGCGCGAGGGCAATCCCCAGCACGGTGAGGATGCGCCAGTCGACGCCGATACGAGCCAGTTCGAGTGTGAGACGGTCTGCTTCCACCGCGCGAGCCTCCGTGACGGGATTCGTCTACCCCCTGAGCAGCGGGCCGAGATGCGCCGCAGCAGGCGTGAGGCGAAAAAAATCTCGACGCGGGGGAGGAATTCCGACCGCATTCGTCTTATTCTACTCGCCATTGCCTGGACGGGGGCGGCGCCCGATCAGTGTTCCCATCCCGCCAGCAACACTCCTTCCCACCCACGCGCGCGTGAAACGGAAAGGTCGACAAGCGTAGCGCCGACAGCGCCACAGAACGGCCTCCCCCCCAGAGCGCAGCACGGTGGAGATCTCCTGGAGGAAAACCTCTTGAGCCAGTCCAGAAATTTCTACTTCACGTCGGAATCCGTGACAGAAGGGCATCCGGACAAGGTCGCCGACCAGATCTCAGATGCCATCCTCGACGCCATCCTCGAGCAAGACCCGCGCGGGCGCGTCGCCTGCGAGGTTCTCGTGCACACGGGCTGCATCCACGTCGCGGGGCAGATCACCACGAACTGCTACGTCGACCTCGCCCGCGTGGCCCGCAAGACGGTGCGCGAGATCGGCTACACCAGCACGAACTACGGCCTCGAGGCCGATACCTGCGCCGTTCTCGTCTCCATCGACGAGCAGTCGGCTGACATCGCGATGGGCGTCGATCGCGCCCTCGAGTCGCGGTCGGCCAAGATGACCGACGCCGAGGTCGAGGCGCTGGGCGCTGGCGACCAGGGAATGATGTTCGGCTACGCGTGCAACGAGACCGAGGAGATGATGCCGATGCCCATCACCCTCGCGCAGCGTCTCGCCCGTCGCCTCGCCGAGGTGCGTCACAACGCCACGCTGCCGTACCTGCGTCCCGACGGCAAGAGCCAGGTGACCGTGAAGTACGAGAACGGCAAGCCCGTTGCCATCGAGAACATCGTCATCAGCACCCAGCACTCCGAAGACTGGACGCTGGAACAGATCCGCGCCGACATCCTCGAGCACGTGATCAAGCCCGTCGTTCCGCAGGGCATGCTCCCGGCCGATGACAAGATCTACGTGAACCCCACCGGCCGCTTCGTGGTGGGTGGTCCGCAGGGTGACAGCGGTCTCACCGGTCGCAAGATCATCGTCGACACCTACGGCGGCATGGCCCGTCATGGTGGCGGCGCCTTCTCCGGCAAGGATCCCACAAAGGTCGACCGCAGCGCAGCCTACGCGGCTCGCTACGTCGCCAAGAACATCGTGGCCGCTGGGCTCGCCGAGCGCTGCGAGATCGCACTGGCGTACGCCATCGGCGTGGCGCAGCCGCTCAACATCGAGGTGGAGACCTTTGGCACCGCCAAGGTCGACGAGGCCCGCATCGTCGAGCTCGTGCGCAAGAACTTCGACCTGCGTCCGGGCGCCATCATCCGCGACCTCGATCTGCGTCGTCCGATCTACAAGGCCACCGCGGCCTACGGTCACTTCGGCCGTCTCGACCTCGACCTCCCGTGGGAGCGCACCGACCGCGCCGAGACCCTGCGCCAGCAGGCGGGCGTGGCCCACAGCCTCGCGCACTGACGGCGAGGCGAACGCCTCCCCCCGGGTGCGCTCTGGTCCTCGCGGTGCCCAGATCAATTGGCTTCGAGGGGTCTGGTCGGGCCATCACGCATGGCACGTCCAGGCCGTCTTGAAGCCACTGGCATGAAGGCATCGCGAGGACTTTTTCTTTGCCCTACGAGACCGTAGAGATTCCCCGGCCGACAGAGGTCGACGACCACGAGGTCATGCGCGCCGTCGACCGCATGGCGGTCTTCGGCTACCTGGGGCAGATGGTGAACGTGGGCATCCCCCTCGCGCGCGCGCTCGACTCCATCGCCGAGCAGTACCCAGACGGGCATACCCGCGCCGTGCTCTCGCGCCTCGGCCTCGAGCTCCGACACGGGGCGGCGCTCTCCACCGCGATGCGCCGCTTCCCCGGCTCGTTCTCTGCGCTTCACGTCGGCGTCATCGCCGCGGGGGAGACGAGCGGTCGACTGGCGCCCTGCCTGCAACGGCTCGCGCGTCATGAAGAGCGCTGGTTCTCGCTGACGCGACAGGTTCGCGCGATGATGGTGTACCCGCTCTTCGTCTTCGGTGCCGCCCTGGTTCTGATCACCGGTCTGGCTCAGGTTCTGGTGAGCGGTGTGGCGCCCATCGTGGCTGACGCGAAGATCAAGATGAACCCGCTCTCGAGGCTGGTGTTCTGGGTTGCAGGGGGGCTTCGAAATCCAGCGGCGTGGGCGCTCGTTCTTGCAGGAGGGATTGTTCTGGGGGTTGCGCTCGCGCGATGGCGTCGAAGTCCGGGAGGACAGCGCGCACTGGAGCGGCTGGTTCTGCGTCTCCCGCTGGTGGGCGAGATCACGCGCAAGATCGAGGCCGCCCGGGTGTGTGAGTCGCTGGCCACCTTGCACGAGAGCGGCGTGGCCATCTCGCGGGCGCTCATCATGACCGCGAACGCCTGCGAGACAGAGGCGTGTCGCCAGGCGCTGCTCGACGTGGAGAGCCGCGTGGTGAACGGGATGACTCTCTCGGAGGCGTTTGAGCGAAGTGGATTCTTCCACATCTCCGTGGCGCACATGGTGGCGGTGGGAGAGACTTCGGGCAAGCTCACGTCGATGCTGATCCGCTCCGCGGGCTACCACGATCTCGAGGTGCGGACGGCTCTCGAGCAGTTTGCCGCGGCGCTCGAGCCCATGATGATCTCAGGACTGGGCGTTCTCGTGGCCGTCATCATCCTGCTTGCGTTTGCGCCCCTCTATCAGCTCGTGTCTGGTCTCAGCTGAGCATAGAGGGCCAGTCGGGCTCTCTGGCAAACATGTGCAATCTGAGAGGGAGGCCCCCATGACAGACCGGAGAGCCGACCATGAGCTGCTTGCAGAGCTCGACTCGGGTGAGATCACGGTTCAGTCGGCGCCACCTGTGTCGCAGAGCAGTGAGCAGCGCCTCACCGCACTCGTCCAGCTGGGGCGCATCATCAATTCCATTCTCGATCTCGATCAGATCCTCGAGATCCTCATCGACCAGCTCGTCACGCTGCTGAACGCGGAACGCGGCTTCATCATGCTGGTCGACCCTGACAGTCGCGGCTTGAGCTTTCGCGCGGCGCGCAACGTCGACCGCTTCACCCTCGACGAGCCCGAGTTCCAGATCAGCCGCAGCATCGTCGACCAGGTCTATGCCACGCAACGCCCGGTGCTCTCGTTCAACGCCGCCGACGATCCACGATATTGCAACAGCCCGAGCATCGCCGTCTTCGGGTTGCGCGCCGTGATCTGTGCGCCCGTGCGGGTCAAAGCGCGGGTCATCGGGGTCATCTACCTCGACAACCGTCTCAAGAACGGGGCTTTTCTCGAGGGTGACCTCGATTTTGTCACCGCCTTTGCAGACCAGGCTGCCATTGCGATCGACAACGCGAATCTCGACGCCGAGAAGCGTCGCATCCGTGATCTCTTCGAAGGATATGTCTCCCGACAGGTTCTCGACGACATCTTGAAGCGAAACGATGTCGAGCTGGCGGGGCAGCGCTGTGTGGTCACCGTGATGTTCTGTGATATCAGGGGGTTCACCACGCTGGCAGAGGTTCTCGGCCCCGCGGCCCTCGTGTCGCGTCTCAACCAGTTCTACCAGGAGATGGGCGAGATCATCTTCAAGCACGGCGGCATTCTCTTCACCTACATGGGAGACGCCATCATGGCGGTGTTCGGCGCGCCAACCCGTCACGACGACGACGCCCTGCACGCCATCAAAGCGGCGCTCGACATGTGCAAGCGCATGGATCAGCTTGCGGCGCAGTGGAAGGCAAAGGGGGAGCCCTCGTTCCAGATCGGCATCGGGCTGTGCACGGGTGAGGTCATCGCGGGTGACGTGGGCTTCGCCAAGAAGCGGGAGTACACGGTCATCGGAGACACGGTGAACGTTGCGGCGCGCATGGAGAAGCTGAACAAGGAGTTCGGCTCGCGCATCGTCATGAGCACCTCGACGCAGGAGGCCGTGGGGCACGGCCTTCCTGTCGAGCTCCTGGGGCGGGTCGAGGTGCGGGGCAAGGCCGAGCCGATGGATGTCTGGAGCGTGCCGGGCTTCGGCGCGCGCACGAGGCGCTAGGCGCGCGGCATCAGCGCACCTCGTCCCAGGCGGTGCACACGGCGCTGCCGTAGCCGTGCACCGATTTCATGTAGGTGGCGTCGTAGATCATGTGCACTGAGCGCAGCACGAGGCTCCCCTTGTCTTGATTGCCACAGATGACACCGCCTCGTATGGTGAGCCCGGAAGCGCTGGCCTCGTTGTGGTCGGCGTTCTTGTCGCTGATGATGGTGAGGCTGTTCTTGGCGATGATCAGGCCGCGATAGTCTCCTCGGGCGCGGAGAACCACGTCTCGCGCGAGAATCACCATGCCCTGGTCGCGGGCGTCGAGATGCCCGCCAGAGAGCGAGAGCACGCCATTCACCACGAGCACCGAGTTGCTGCCCTCGATGGAGGCCGTCTTGTCGGTCGACAGATCGCTTGCGAGATCGAGGTCGCCGTTGACGTACAACATGGCGTTGCGCAGCTGTATCGCGCCTTTGGTCTGGACGACGCCGTAGCGCTGAGGGGATGGTGTTGGCGCAGGGCTTCCGGCCGTGACACTGGGAGAGGTCGGTATCCCTGAGCTGCTGCGCTGCGCGTCGTTCAGCTTGAAGACCTGACGGTTGCCGAGGCTGCCGTAGTAGACATAGCGCGTGCCTCCTCCATACTGCAGCGGGGGAGACGAGGGCTGATCCGGGGACAGGGAGAGCGTACCGCAGAGAAACCCGAAGGTGCTCACCTCGGCGTGCGCCTGGGTGCCTTGCGTGCCGAACCGATTCTCGAGGCCGTTCTCTCCCCCCATCTCCTTGAGCACCTCGGGCGGGATCTTCAGGGGCTTGATCGCAGTGAAGCCAGCCGGCGGCTCGAGGGCCAGGAGATCTGCAAGTGGCGCGGAGAGCGCCGGCGGGGGGAGATCGCCGAACGTGGCGTCGTCGGCCGGATTATGGGTCTCATCGAGCCCCGGCGGCATGGCCGTCTGGGTCTCTCCCTGATAGATGTTTCCGCTGTAGACGTTCACCCCCATGTTGGGCTTCGTGCTGCCATCAGAGGGTGTTCCTGTCCAGATGACGCTGCCGCCCAGGCTCTTCAGCATGTCTACGTACGCCGCGGGGAGGTACACATCTCCCTTGAGCGTGTTGCCCGTCTCGCTCACCGGTGTT carries:
- a CDS encoding methionine adenosyltransferase; translated protein: MSQSRNFYFTSESVTEGHPDKVADQISDAILDAILEQDPRGRVACEVLVHTGCIHVAGQITTNCYVDLARVARKTVREIGYTSTNYGLEADTCAVLVSIDEQSADIAMGVDRALESRSAKMTDAEVEALGAGDQGMMFGYACNETEEMMPMPITLAQRLARRLAEVRHNATLPYLRPDGKSQVTVKYENGKPVAIENIVISTQHSEDWTLEQIRADILEHVIKPVVPQGMLPADDKIYVNPTGRFVVGGPQGDSGLTGRKIIVDTYGGMARHGGGAFSGKDPTKVDRSAAYAARYVAKNIVAAGLAERCEIALAYAIGVAQPLNIEVETFGTAKVDEARIVELVRKNFDLRPGAIIRDLDLRRPIYKATAAYGHFGRLDLDLPWERTDRAETLRQQAGVAHSLAH
- a CDS encoding type II secretion system F family protein is translated as MPYETVEIPRPTEVDDHEVMRAVDRMAVFGYLGQMVNVGIPLARALDSIAEQYPDGHTRAVLSRLGLELRHGAALSTAMRRFPGSFSALHVGVIAAGETSGRLAPCLQRLARHEERWFSLTRQVRAMMVYPLFVFGAALVLITGLAQVLVSGVAPIVADAKIKMNPLSRLVFWVAGGLRNPAAWALVLAGGIVLGVALARWRRSPGGQRALERLVLRLPLVGEITRKIEAARVCESLATLHESGVAISRALIMTANACETEACRQALLDVESRVVNGMTLSEAFERSGFFHISVAHMVAVGETSGKLTSMLIRSAGYHDLEVRTALEQFAAALEPMMISGLGVLVAVIILLAFAPLYQLVSGLS
- a CDS encoding GAF domain-containing protein, translated to MTDRRADHELLAELDSGEITVQSAPPVSQSSEQRLTALVQLGRIINSILDLDQILEILIDQLVTLLNAERGFIMLVDPDSRGLSFRAARNVDRFTLDEPEFQISRSIVDQVYATQRPVLSFNAADDPRYCNSPSIAVFGLRAVICAPVRVKARVIGVIYLDNRLKNGAFLEGDLDFVTAFADQAAIAIDNANLDAEKRRIRDLFEGYVSRQVLDDILKRNDVELAGQRCVVTVMFCDIRGFTTLAEVLGPAALVSRLNQFYQEMGEIIFKHGGILFTYMGDAIMAVFGAPTRHDDDALHAIKAALDMCKRMDQLAAQWKAKGEPSFQIGIGLCTGEVIAGDVGFAKKREYTVIGDTVNVAARMEKLNKEFGSRIVMSTSTQEAVGHGLPVELLGRVEVRGKAEPMDVWSVPGFGARTRR